Proteins from a genomic interval of Paenibacillus lentus:
- the rlmH gene encoding 23S rRNA (pseudouridine(1915)-N(3))-methyltransferase RlmH, with protein MFIQIVAVGKLKEKYLVQGIAEYAKRLAPYVKFQVVEVPDEKAPETMSEAEVQAVKAREGERVLAQVKSDAHVIALDVGGELWSSEELAACVDRLGTYGTSHVVFVIGGSHGLADGVLSRAQQRLSFGRMTLPHQLMRLVLVEQIYRAVKINRGEPYHK; from the coding sequence GTGTTCATTCAAATTGTAGCCGTTGGCAAATTGAAGGAGAAGTATTTGGTACAGGGGATCGCGGAGTATGCAAAGCGGCTTGCCCCGTATGTGAAATTTCAAGTCGTGGAGGTGCCCGACGAGAAGGCGCCGGAGACGATGAGTGAGGCGGAGGTGCAGGCGGTGAAGGCACGCGAGGGCGAGCGCGTGCTGGCCCAGGTGAAGAGCGATGCGCATGTCATCGCTCTGGATGTGGGCGGCGAGCTATGGAGCTCGGAGGAGCTCGCCGCTTGCGTGGACAGGCTCGGCACATATGGGACGAGCCATGTCGTGTTTGTCATCGGCGGGAGCCATGGGCTCGCCGATGGGGTGCTCAGCCGCGCACAGCAACGGCTGTCGTTTGGGCGCATGACGCTGCCTCATCAGCTCATGCGCCTGGTGTTGGTGGAGCAGATTTATCGTGCGGTGAAGATCAATCGCGGTGAACCGTATCATAAATGA
- a CDS encoding transposase — protein sequence MYILQESLFSFEELQKLEFKERLPIFFSALDLRPYAKDLRSHSPRGADGHCRQGILRALLAAPLENMDTFSGLHRRLDMDLRFRYQCGLRLDRKAPSIATLSRVFTELTNKGLAKRLFEDLVTRCKQEGIIDGSHVAMDSAAIHAYEKKQPKRKSELTGNANWGAKFDSFGNKVKWFGYKLHLAVDTASELPLALSVTPAHVNDGDLAPALMEQVAADAKVKFFVFDAGYDQLKNYEAARKLKAQAIIPMNLRNEKEPPAGITSNGTPCCSMGFAMTYWGVDGDHLKFRCPHATGKVDCPLGMAACSSSNYGMVLKVDTKSDLRRYSSPHRNTKRWQELYKERTSVERCNSRMKTYLTADAMHVWGIEKVITHQYLNAIVLLASALAMAQKYRKVAA from the coding sequence ATGTATATTCTACAAGAAAGTCTATTTTCCTTTGAAGAACTTCAAAAACTTGAATTTAAAGAACGTTTGCCTATCTTCTTCAGTGCCCTGGACTTACGACCTTATGCTAAAGATTTGAGAAGTCATTCACCCCGAGGTGCCGATGGGCACTGCCGACAAGGGATTCTTCGCGCATTGCTTGCAGCGCCGCTGGAGAACATGGATACATTTAGTGGCTTGCATCGTCGTCTGGATATGGATCTTCGTTTCCGTTACCAATGCGGACTCAGGCTTGATCGAAAAGCTCCATCAATCGCCACATTAAGCCGCGTTTTCACTGAGCTAACGAATAAGGGATTGGCAAAACGTCTGTTTGAGGATCTCGTCACACGCTGTAAGCAGGAAGGAATCATCGATGGAAGTCACGTGGCGATGGACAGCGCAGCGATCCATGCCTACGAGAAGAAACAGCCGAAGCGCAAAAGTGAGCTGACGGGGAATGCCAACTGGGGCGCGAAGTTTGACTCCTTTGGTAACAAGGTCAAGTGGTTCGGCTATAAGCTTCATCTTGCTGTCGACACCGCTAGCGAACTGCCCCTGGCCCTCTCGGTTACACCGGCTCATGTCAATGACGGTGATCTGGCACCCGCTCTTATGGAACAAGTGGCTGCCGATGCGAAAGTGAAGTTCTTTGTGTTTGATGCTGGGTATGACCAACTTAAAAACTATGAAGCGGCACGGAAGCTCAAAGCGCAAGCGATTATCCCGATGAATCTTCGCAATGAGAAGGAACCGCCTGCAGGTATAACATCTAACGGTACACCTTGCTGCTCCATGGGTTTTGCCATGACATACTGGGGAGTAGATGGCGATCACCTGAAATTCCGGTGTCCCCATGCGACCGGCAAGGTGGATTGTCCGCTGGGGATGGCAGCCTGTTCATCTTCCAACTATGGAATGGTGCTCAAGGTTGATACAAAAAGCGATTTGCGCCGTTATTCAAGTCCGCACCGGAACACGAAACGTTGGCAAGAACTTTACAAAGAAAGAACGAGTGTAGAACGCTGCAACTCCCGAATGAAAACCTATTTGACCGCAGACGCCATGCATGTTTGGGGCATAGAGAAAGTCATAACTCACCAATATTTAAATGCAATTGTATTGCTGGCTTCTGCCCTGGCAATGGCTCAGAAATACAGAAAAGTCGCTGCTTAA
- a CDS encoding CPBP family intramembrane glutamic endopeptidase, which translates to MKKVRSNNIERLLRFPITWMLVGTVAIILVQVLSFVLTERVEGAGSLFLTLLLGFAAILLYKLIMKYVALRPTPELSGQHAWMEAVWGVITGAIFIAVSTLIIVMLGGYSFQWAAAADPGSILVKSIEIALSAAIVEELVFRGLMLQAIQKLGGSGIALAITSLTFGAFHLGNPGATPWSALAITLEAGVLLGAAFLWRRNLWFAMGLHFAWNALEGALGIPVSGLPVAGLFTVKANGPTWLTGGDFGLEGSIVTVILGLVIAIPMLIGAVRKRP; encoded by the coding sequence ATGAAGAAAGTAAGGTCCAACAACATAGAGAGGCTGCTTCGCTTTCCAATAACCTGGATGCTTGTGGGTACGGTCGCTATTATTCTTGTACAGGTGCTATCCTTTGTGCTGACCGAGCGAGTAGAAGGCGCCGGTTCCCTATTCTTAACACTACTGTTGGGCTTTGCGGCCATCCTATTGTATAAGCTAATTATGAAATACGTGGCTCTGCGGCCTACTCCTGAGCTATCCGGACAGCATGCATGGATGGAAGCTGTCTGGGGTGTAATCACGGGAGCGATTTTTATCGCAGTGTCCACGCTTATTATTGTTATGCTCGGCGGCTACTCCTTTCAATGGGCGGCTGCTGCAGATCCTGGTTCTATTCTCGTGAAGTCCATTGAAATAGCGCTGAGCGCAGCCATCGTCGAGGAACTGGTGTTTCGTGGATTGATGCTTCAAGCTATACAGAAATTAGGGGGAAGCGGGATTGCACTCGCGATAACCTCACTTACCTTTGGGGCCTTCCATCTGGGCAATCCAGGAGCAACACCATGGAGCGCACTTGCCATCACCCTGGAGGCAGGGGTTCTGCTCGGAGCTGCATTCTTGTGGCGGCGTAATTTGTGGTTTGCCATGGGGCTGCATTTTGCTTGGAATGCACTCGAAGGTGCGCTTGGCATTCCTGTGTCCGGGCTTCCTGTGGCCGGGTTGTTTACTGTGAAGGCAAACGGCCCAACATGGCTCACGGGGGGAGATTTTGGCCTAGAGGGCTCTATTGTTACGGTGATCCTAGGACTTGTGATTGCCATTCCGATGCTGATCGGTGCTGTACGGAAACGGCCATGA
- a CDS encoding response regulator transcription factor, with the protein MSNIKVLIADDQELILESLHIVLSMEEDIEIASLAKNGEEAIHGCEQFQPNIVLMDINMPVMDGVAATALIKKRFPDIKIIMLTSYKEVEYVLAALSHGAEGYLLKAIHPKDLAAGIRVVHAGGTLITQEMAGKMIKSMNMSNSSAVKSNKYGLSPRELEVLHKLASGLRNQDIAEALFLSEGTVKNYISTIYSKLHVKGRREAARIARDSGILDHK; encoded by the coding sequence ATGTCGAACATTAAAGTGCTGATTGCTGATGATCAAGAATTAATCCTGGAAAGCTTACATATCGTGCTGTCCATGGAGGAAGATATCGAAATTGCCTCATTGGCAAAAAACGGGGAGGAAGCCATTCATGGCTGCGAGCAGTTTCAGCCCAACATTGTGCTAATGGATATCAATATGCCTGTCATGGACGGCGTGGCTGCAACGGCCCTGATTAAAAAGCGATTCCCTGACATCAAGATTATTATGCTGACCTCTTATAAGGAAGTGGAGTATGTGCTTGCGGCGTTAAGCCATGGCGCGGAAGGTTATCTGCTCAAGGCCATCCATCCCAAGGATCTGGCTGCAGGTATACGCGTGGTTCATGCGGGAGGCACCTTAATAACACAAGAGATGGCGGGCAAAATGATTAAAAGCATGAACATGAGCAATTCCTCCGCCGTAAAAAGTAATAAATACGGGCTCAGCCCCCGTGAACTCGAAGTGCTGCATAAGCTGGCTTCCGGCCTGCGCAATCAAGACATTGCTGAGGCGCTTTTTCTTAGTGAAGGGACAGTTAAGAATTACATCTCAACGATTTATTCGAAGCTTCATGTCAAGGGAAGGCGAGAAGCTGCCCGCATAGCCCGAGATTCCGGCATATTGGATCACAAGTAA
- a CDS encoding sensor histidine kinase: MKKILSFMDWGLFALRLYHYILLASRLLEVSEFSILTVVNIFWLMLASVVPMLFWFPGFRNNKTWFCILELLLGGSYYVNSAIHPDLTSRADYLLLSLIMGYLMTKKTIWVIPVVAFIPFLSQTYMHLPWEQAFSFASDNLLFCFIGIWASSVAKAYEEKNKLALEVERQNKLLTLYTAEIETMTLQEERNRMSKELHDTLGHSFISLIMGLDASIALLDRKPEEVKGRLIRLRTLAEQNLDDMRNIVHEMGEEEGASLTQLVENLVLRFQEHTGTVLTVNLLGTEPRVHFEVRQTVLRVIQEAFTNALKHGKASQLFLELEFAVNTLQLIVRNNGIPIKKMDYGFGLTTMKHRIERLGGSLSVDSKEEAEAMTEVRCKIPLKGVLLHVEH; this comes from the coding sequence ATGAAAAAAATATTATCTTTCATGGATTGGGGCCTATTTGCTCTTCGTTTGTATCACTATATTTTGCTAGCGTCCCGTCTATTGGAAGTAAGTGAATTTTCGATCCTAACGGTAGTGAATATCTTTTGGCTAATGCTAGCGTCTGTCGTCCCTATGCTGTTCTGGTTCCCCGGGTTTAGAAATAACAAGACCTGGTTCTGCATACTGGAGCTGCTGCTGGGCGGTTCTTATTATGTGAATTCTGCCATCCATCCGGATTTGACTTCAAGGGCGGACTATTTGCTGCTCAGCCTTATCATGGGATACTTAATGACGAAGAAGACGATCTGGGTTATTCCTGTGGTGGCCTTCATTCCTTTTTTATCGCAGACTTACATGCATTTGCCTTGGGAGCAGGCGTTTAGCTTCGCATCAGACAATTTGCTGTTCTGTTTCATCGGCATATGGGCGAGCTCCGTAGCCAAAGCATATGAAGAGAAGAATAAACTAGCACTAGAAGTGGAACGGCAAAATAAGCTGCTAACCCTCTACACTGCAGAAATCGAGACAATGACGCTTCAGGAAGAGCGCAACCGTATGTCGAAGGAGCTTCATGATACATTGGGGCACTCCTTTATCTCACTGATTATGGGCCTGGATGCTTCGATTGCCCTTCTGGATCGGAAGCCAGAAGAGGTCAAAGGCCGTTTAATCCGTTTAAGGACACTCGCTGAACAGAATTTGGACGACATGCGAAACATTGTCCATGAGATGGGAGAAGAAGAGGGGGCGAGTCTTACACAGCTGGTGGAGAACCTTGTCCTCCGTTTCCAAGAGCACACGGGAACTGTACTAACCGTCAATCTGCTGGGGACAGAGCCCAGGGTGCATTTTGAAGTGCGGCAAACGGTCCTCCGTGTCATTCAGGAAGCTTTTACAAATGCGTTAAAGCATGGAAAGGCATCTCAATTGTTCTTGGAGCTGGAGTTTGCCGTGAACACGCTGCAATTAATTGTCCGAAATAACGGCATACCGATTAAAAAAATGGATTATGGCTTCGGCTTGACCACGATGAAGCATCGAATCGAGCGATTGGGAGGCAGCTTGTCCGTGGATTCCAAGGAGGAAGCTGAGGCGATGACCGAAGTCAGATGTAAAATTCCGCTGAAGGGAGTGCTGCTGCATGTCGAACATTAA
- a CDS encoding MerR family transcriptional regulator: MKIKDFANKYQIQTDTIRYYEKENLLNPIRRENGYREFDEECEKQIQLIIVLKQLGFTIKEIQQSLILRDRSISTECKDATTLLLNQKIMNLEEKIRFYQQALRVVQAIKELASEVKYSENIEDIENLLLGLFQQGLKGEI, from the coding sequence ATGAAAATCAAGGATTTTGCGAACAAATATCAAATTCAAACCGATACAATTCGTTATTATGAGAAAGAAAACTTATTGAATCCAATAAGACGAGAAAATGGTTATCGGGAATTTGATGAAGAATGTGAGAAGCAGATACAGCTTATCATCGTATTAAAGCAATTAGGATTTACAATAAAGGAAATTCAACAATCCCTTATACTACGAGACAGATCCATATCTACGGAATGTAAGGATGCAACTACATTGTTATTGAATCAAAAAATAATGAATCTTGAGGAGAAAATCCGGTTTTACCAACAAGCATTGAGAGTGGTTCAAGCCATTAAAGAACTTGCGAGTGAAGTGAAGTATTCAGAGAATATTGAAGATATCGAAAACCTATTGCTTGGTTTATTTCAACAGGGTTTGAAAGGAGAGATATGA
- a CDS encoding DUF4260 domain-containing protein, which yields MTNKQIIHVEYALAFALSFFIYMQLPFPIWLFVVLLFVPDLTMLGYTMNKKIGAIVYNLGHTFIFPLLFALGYLYFSNDYLLLGSIIWIAHICMDRAIGAGLKYQNSSFTNTHIQRL from the coding sequence ATGACAAATAAACAAATCATTCATGTTGAATATGCACTTGCCTTTGCACTTTCCTTTTTTATTTACATGCAGCTACCCTTTCCCATATGGTTGTTCGTTGTTCTTTTATTCGTTCCGGATCTTACAATGCTTGGGTACACCATGAATAAGAAAATAGGTGCAATTGTTTATAATTTGGGACACACCTTTATTTTCCCCCTGCTTTTTGCATTAGGTTACTTATATTTTTCAAACGATTATCTATTATTAGGATCGATCATCTGGATCGCTCATATCTGTATGGATAGAGCAATAGGTGCTGGATTGAAATATCAAAATTCTTCATTTACGAATACACATATACAAAGGCTTTAA
- a CDS encoding stalk domain-containing protein: MKKKAFVAIISASMLVSMGTGALAATKLKEIKAYLNPEIKVQVDGTHVDLRDAKGNVIAPISYQGANYVPIRAVADIFDIAVTYDQATQTIIIGEKVEGVSIADGFKDMYYTKDSAKTTYKGKDYKEAYFNDGSGNRSASFMLYPNKEYQTLYLQIAAVNGDITDLTIQDGDNQTTLKKVDVIKAEEGLVTIEADIAGVKSLYIHGNVKGDTVVFVPLTTSYYK; this comes from the coding sequence ATGAAGAAGAAAGCATTTGTAGCTATTATAAGCGCATCAATGCTGGTGAGCATGGGAACTGGCGCTCTAGCGGCAACTAAGCTGAAGGAAATTAAAGCTTACCTTAATCCTGAGATAAAGGTACAGGTGGATGGAACTCATGTTGATTTGCGTGATGCCAAGGGTAACGTTATTGCACCAATCTCTTACCAAGGAGCAAATTACGTTCCTATTCGTGCCGTCGCCGATATATTTGATATAGCAGTCACTTATGATCAGGCTACTCAAACTATTATTATAGGTGAGAAAGTCGAAGGCGTTTCGATTGCTGATGGCTTCAAAGATATGTATTATACGAAAGACTCAGCTAAAACAACCTATAAAGGCAAGGACTATAAAGAGGCCTATTTCAACGATGGATCTGGCAACCGCAGTGCTAGCTTTATGCTCTATCCGAATAAGGAGTATCAAACACTATATCTTCAGATCGCAGCTGTTAATGGTGATATAACGGACCTTACTATACAAGACGGCGATAACCAGACTACTCTGAAAAAGGTAGATGTGATCAAAGCTGAAGAGGGCTTAGTCACTATAGAAGCGGATATCGCTGGCGTTAAATCATTGTATATTCACGGGAATGTAAAAGGTGATACGGTTGTCTTTGTACCATTGACTACTTCGTACTATAAATAA
- a CDS encoding pyridoxamine 5'-phosphate oxidase family protein — MSKYDEAMKLLEEKFGNKDILISLSTIALKPGFNGQSRPAARIVDAYYEDGAFYIVSYATSYKMQQIAKNPEVAVCIIVDNFTADGIGENLGWVCDENNAEMMTKLRKIFAEWYYEANNDEDPNTCLLRIRLTKGLWNDAHKGIRNEIDFVNKTAD; from the coding sequence ATGAGCAAGTACGACGAAGCCATGAAGCTGCTGGAAGAAAAATTCGGCAACAAGGACATCCTAATCTCTCTGTCTACCATCGCGCTGAAACCGGGGTTCAATGGCCAAAGCCGTCCCGCCGCCCGCATTGTCGATGCCTATTATGAGGACGGCGCGTTCTACATCGTCTCCTACGCGACCTCATACAAGATGCAGCAAATTGCCAAAAACCCTGAAGTCGCCGTTTGTATCATCGTCGATAACTTTACGGCCGATGGGATCGGTGAAAACCTGGGCTGGGTATGTGACGAGAACAACGCGGAGATGATGACAAAGCTGCGCAAAATATTCGCTGAGTGGTATTACGAAGCCAATAACGATGAAGATCCTAACACATGCTTACTGCGCATTCGCCTGACAAAGGGCCTGTGGAATGATGCCCACAAAGGGATCAGGAATGAGATTGATTTTGTCAATAAGACGGCAGATTAA